The Longimicrobiaceae bacterium genome contains a region encoding:
- a CDS encoding response regulator: protein MSATAAASTIIPMVALSFVAPRCTQPEPPQAPRDPVLPGGAGEAAPQPASVLIAEDHEDSREALGTLLDAFGFRVLVATNGREAVETALAEQPDLVLMDMMMPEVDGFEATRTLRAAPEFRQVPIIALTAMEGARERVMEAGCDDFVSKPIDVRSFLEKVRGWLAAGHPA from the coding sequence ATGTCCGCCACCGCAGCCGCCTCGACCATCATCCCGATGGTCGCCCTGTCGTTCGTAGCACCCCGGTGCACGCAGCCCGAGCCGCCCCAGGCGCCGCGGGATCCCGTGCTTCCCGGCGGCGCGGGCGAGGCCGCCCCGCAGCCGGCCTCGGTGCTGATCGCCGAGGACCACGAGGACAGCCGCGAGGCGCTGGGCACGCTGCTGGACGCCTTCGGCTTCCGCGTGCTGGTGGCCACGAACGGGCGCGAGGCGGTGGAGACGGCGCTGGCCGAGCAGCCGGACCTGGTGCTGATGGACATGATGATGCCCGAGGTGGACGGCTTCGAGGCCACGCGCACGCTGCGCGCCGCGCCGGAGTTCCGCCAGGTGCCCATCATCGCGCTGACGGCCATGGAGGGCGCCCGCGAGCGGGTGATGGAGGCCGGCTGCGACGACTTCGTGAGCAAGCCCATCGACGTGCGCTCGTTCCTGGAGAAGGTGCGCGGCTGGCTCGCCGCCGGCCACCCGGCCTGA
- a CDS encoding EAL domain-containing protein, with product MVVTPDLEAYPELATFGSGRDWTVHDSLGALEIRVGADFEWSGIAEAANFLRAVLDPRRFGELRGAWVQNGVAVEKQLPKLIQARPLAEMVPVDSSALMGILDGGRLETWFQPVFRSEGLELWGFECLMRGRDAGGGLVGAPALLEWARQEHLTFMLDRVSRETHLRNAGAAGMPAHCSFLVNFLPTAIYKPEFCLATTVRAAAESGLDPSRVIFEVVETERVPDRGHLRSILAFYRERGFRIALDDVGSGFAGLSLLGDLRPDLIKIDRELVEKAPGSPIHREICASLVRIGHDSGLLVLAEGVETETEWKLMEELGANLFQGYLFGRPSPNPVPRAAIAA from the coding sequence GTGGTGGTCACGCCGGACCTGGAAGCCTATCCCGAGCTGGCGACCTTCGGCAGCGGGCGCGACTGGACGGTCCACGACAGCCTTGGCGCGCTGGAGATCCGCGTGGGCGCGGACTTCGAGTGGAGCGGCATCGCCGAGGCGGCGAACTTCCTGCGCGCGGTGCTGGACCCGCGGCGCTTCGGCGAGCTGCGGGGCGCGTGGGTGCAGAACGGCGTGGCGGTGGAGAAGCAGCTGCCGAAGCTGATCCAGGCGCGGCCGCTGGCCGAGATGGTGCCGGTGGACAGCTCGGCGCTGATGGGCATCTTGGACGGCGGGCGGCTGGAGACGTGGTTCCAGCCGGTCTTCCGATCGGAGGGGCTGGAGCTGTGGGGCTTCGAATGCCTCATGCGCGGCCGCGACGCCGGCGGCGGGCTGGTGGGCGCGCCGGCGCTGCTGGAGTGGGCGCGGCAGGAGCACCTGACGTTCATGCTGGACCGCGTGAGCCGCGAGACGCACCTGCGCAACGCGGGCGCCGCGGGAATGCCGGCCCATTGCAGCTTCCTGGTGAACTTCCTCCCCACCGCCATCTACAAGCCGGAGTTCTGCCTGGCGACCACGGTGCGCGCCGCGGCCGAGAGTGGGCTGGACCCGTCGCGCGTGATCTTCGAGGTAGTGGAGACCGAGCGCGTGCCGGACCGCGGCCACCTGCGCTCGATCCTGGCGTTCTACCGGGAGCGGGGCTTCCGCATCGCGCTGGACGACGTGGGGTCGGGGTTCGCCGGGCTGTCGCTGCTGGGCGACCTGCGGCCGGACCTGATCAAGATCGACCGTGAGCTGGTGGAGAAGGCGCCCGGGTCGCCCATCCATCGCGAGATCTGCGCGTCGCTGGTGCGCATCGGGCACGACAGCGGCCTGCTGGTGCTGGCCGAGGGCGTAGAGACGGAGACGGAGTGGAAGCTGATGGAGG